The Methanosarcina acetivorans C2A genome includes the window TAATATGGTTGTAAGGGTCAGAGTTCAGGATTCAATTTCTTAAAACTTCATTTTTATGAAAACAGTTCTCCTGTGAAGGCTTTCTGCATAAGGGAGTCGAAGAGGTTATTGATTTTGAAAGAGGATTGTTGTTGAGATACAGTTGTTTTTTCAATTTGGTGTACCATCTCAGCAAATCTGAGCTGAAGATCAAGAGATGCAATCAAAGCAGGGAAATTTTTCAATTGAGTCGAATTTATGCTTGCAATTCCCGTAGTTTGTTTTGCAGATTTGAGGAAATACATTTTTCCATAGGTGCTACCTATAAGCATACTCAAATACTCAGGAACTAGACATTCTCTGTTGACTCTTACTCTAAATATGTGGTTTTGATGTATACAGGTTGGAATTTGTCTGTTCCAAACAGCACCCCTTCCCAATTTATCGGGATCTCCACCTTCGGTTAGTAAAATATCCCCACCTTGCAGTGCATATTTTTCTACATCTGATGGTAAAACTTCAATCTCTTTAATTTCTGTTAAGTCCAGATAACCATCCTGAACGTTTGCCACTCTCAAATAAGGAACAAAAACAGTAGGCTTTCCAGCAAGTTTTCTTCCCTTTGTAACTCCAGATACGATTTCAGAAACATCTTTCAACTTTATTTCTTTCCAATTTTTAGGATTTACTACCGGATCTCCAAACATCTCCAAAAACACACTCTGAAGAAGCTTCTGCGTCAACTCATCCGCCTGTGCCCGGAGTTTTTTAGTTTCTTCGGCTTTTTTGAGGATGGAGACGATTTTTTGCTGGGTTTCGAGAGGAGGAACTGGGATTTTAATTGTATTCAGCTGTTTTGCAGAAAGGTGTTTTACTGTTACAAACGCGGTTCTATCTTCAATGTCTTTTAGAATTTTCACCAATGACCGGTAAGCGAAATCCGGCAAAAGATCATTTGATTTTAGAGACTTTTTATTATTTTCTGGTTTTTCGTTTTCCCTCTATATCGTGCAAAACAATAAAATTTTAATTATATTGATATATTTTTTCTATTTATGGGAAAAGGAAACATTGCAATAGATAAATCAATGATAAAAACGATAGTTGACGGCAAAATAATAATTCCTTTGCCAAAAGTTTTGGTTGAAAATCGATACTATCCTATGTTCTCTATATTCTCCCCTACTCAGTGTGATAGTTGTGGAAGTAAATTACATGTTAACTCTCATCACACTCGTTTTATTATATCACGTTACGGCACTATATCTCTCAATGTTACATACTGGCTTTGTCCCACTTGTAAGAAACATTATCATGATCGGGTTATTG containing:
- a CDS encoding restriction endonuclease subunit S, whose product is MKILKDIEDRTAFVTVKHLSAKQLNTIKIPVPPLETQQKIVSILKKAEETKKLRAQADELTQKLLQSVFLEMFGDPVVNPKNWKEIKLKDVSEIVSGVTKGRKLAGKPTVFVPYLRVANVQDGYLDLTEIKEIEVLPSDVEKYALQGGDILLTEGGDPDKLGRGAVWNRQIPTCIHQNHIFRVRVNRECLVPEYLSMLIGSTYGKMYFLKSAKQTTGIASINSTQLKNFPALIASLDLQLRFAEMVHQIEKTTVSQQQSSFKINNLFDSLMQKAFTGELFS